In one window of Paraflavitalea soli DNA:
- a CDS encoding sensor histidine kinase, giving the protein MSVRLKTKLSLGLGFLFLVILTFGILSLYYINRLSGDANRILKNNYESLVYSNNMLKALEDIPTDSTAITIFDANLKNQEVNVTETGERELTETLRKNFKELLINRADSSNYAQLRESIRMINDLNQEAILKKNAIASATAASAQLWLTIIFTSLILIVLTFIYNFPGVIAEPVAKLAEGIREIANKNYGKRIYLKQEDEFGELAHAFNSMAGKLDEYENSNLAQLTFEKKRIETIINQMRDGIIGLDEKRHVLFLNAVAEKLLGLKEADIIGKYAPDLALKNDLMRTLLLQDPAKKELKIYADSKESYFNKDVLDVMNNGEVAGQVIVLRNITLFHELNEAKTNFIATVSHELKTPISSIKMSARLLTDNRVGALNTEQQELTKSITEDADRLLNITSELLNMSQVETGNIQLKLQPASPAAIVEQAIQAVQFQAQQKNIVLRTNLPLDLPQVQADLEKTSWVMINFLTNAIRYSPDTSFIDIAAYPKDSKVFFTVTDYGKGIDEKYLPRIFDRYFKVPGTHERNGTGLGLAISKEFIEAQGGTIWVKSRIGEGSLFGFDLNTAHHDL; this is encoded by the coding sequence ATGAGTGTCCGCTTAAAAACAAAATTATCATTGGGCCTCGGCTTCCTCTTCCTGGTTATCCTGACCTTCGGTATCCTGAGCCTGTACTATATTAACCGGCTCAGCGGGGATGCCAACCGCATACTTAAGAATAATTATGAGTCCCTGGTATATTCCAATAATATGCTCAAGGCCCTGGAAGATATTCCAACAGATTCTACTGCCATTACTATATTCGATGCCAACCTAAAGAACCAGGAAGTCAACGTGACAGAAACCGGTGAAAGGGAATTGACTGAAACTTTGCGTAAGAACTTTAAAGAGTTGTTGATCAATCGCGCTGATTCATCCAACTATGCACAATTGCGGGAATCTATCCGTATGATCAACGACCTTAACCAGGAGGCTATCCTGAAAAAGAATGCCATCGCCAGCGCCACCGCTGCCAGCGCCCAGCTTTGGCTCACCATTATTTTCACCAGCCTCATCCTGATCGTACTTACGTTCATTTATAATTTCCCCGGTGTAATTGCCGAACCTGTGGCTAAACTGGCCGAAGGTATCCGGGAAATTGCCAATAAGAATTATGGCAAGCGCATTTATTTAAAGCAGGAAGATGAGTTTGGTGAGCTGGCCCACGCATTCAACAGCATGGCCGGCAAACTCGATGAATATGAGAACAGTAACCTCGCGCAACTCACTTTTGAGAAAAAGCGCATTGAGACCATCATTAACCAGATGCGCGATGGCATTATAGGACTCGATGAAAAAAGACATGTCCTCTTTCTCAATGCCGTAGCAGAAAAACTACTGGGGTTAAAAGAGGCAGACATTATCGGGAAATATGCGCCCGACCTGGCCTTGAAAAATGACCTCATGCGTACCCTCCTGTTGCAGGACCCTGCCAAAAAAGAGTTAAAGATCTATGCCGACAGCAAAGAAAGCTACTTCAATAAAGATGTACTGGATGTAATGAACAATGGAGAGGTGGCCGGTCAGGTGATTGTTTTGCGCAATATCACCTTGTTTCATGAACTCAATGAAGCCAAGACCAATTTCATTGCTACTGTGTCACATGAACTCAAAACTCCCATTTCTTCCATTAAAATGAGCGCCCGCCTGCTCACCGACAATAGGGTGGGAGCACTCAATACCGAGCAGCAGGAGCTTACCAAAAGCATTACAGAAGATGCCGACAGGCTGCTCAACATTACCAGCGAACTGCTCAACATGTCGCAGGTTGAGACCGGTAATATCCAGTTGAAGCTGCAGCCCGCCAGTCCGGCAGCAATTGTGGAGCAGGCTATTCAGGCAGTTCAGTTTCAGGCTCAGCAGAAGAACATCGTGCTGCGTACCAACCTGCCCCTGGACCTTCCCCAGGTACAGGCCGATCTGGAAAAGACTTCCTGGGTGATGATCAATTTTTTGACCAATGCCATCCGGTATTCACCAGATACTTCCTTTATTGATATTGCAGCTTATCCGAAGGATAGTAAAGTCTTTTTCACCGTTACCGATTATGGCAAGGGTATTGACGAAAAATACCTGCCCCGCATTTTTGACCGTTACTTCAAAGTGCCCGGTACCCATGAGCGCAATGGCACTGGTCTTGGCCTGGCTATCTCTAAGGAGTTTATAGAAGCCCAGGGGGGTACCATCTGGGTAAAGAGTCGTATCGGCGAAGGCAGCCTCTTTGGATTTGATCTAAATACCGCCCATCATGATCTTTAA
- a CDS encoding DUF6597 domain-containing transcriptional factor, with the protein MIFKRITPPADLEKIIECYWIIENDDPTPHQQKIIPDGFPEIIFHYKAPYRICLTNTWEQQSMQLLAGQISGHFFLENTGAAGIVGIKVKPTALTHLFDLDMHSLTDKVVDLAAALSTQFQHLQLGLRNTPDHDQMIILLNEHFRNLLAGAHYQSSPVDQAIDLIFRHKGMVAVADMAQGIGLSERQLERLFKRYIGLSPKFYTRIIRFSTIFELIQQEDPGWAGLAYESGFYDQSHFIRNFKAFTGEDPSRYGFDEKNMANFFLKKKA; encoded by the coding sequence ATGATCTTTAAAAGAATCACTCCCCCTGCCGATCTGGAAAAGATCATTGAATGTTACTGGATCATTGAGAACGATGATCCTACACCCCATCAGCAAAAGATCATTCCCGATGGTTTTCCAGAGATCATCTTTCACTACAAAGCCCCTTATCGTATATGCCTCACCAATACCTGGGAGCAACAATCCATGCAATTGCTCGCCGGTCAGATCAGTGGCCATTTCTTCCTCGAAAATACCGGCGCTGCAGGCATTGTAGGCATCAAGGTAAAACCTACTGCCCTTACCCATCTTTTTGATCTCGACATGCATTCCCTGACCGATAAAGTAGTAGACCTTGCCGCAGCCCTGAGTACCCAATTCCAACACTTGCAACTCGGCCTGCGTAATACCCCTGATCACGACCAAATGATCATCCTGCTGAATGAACATTTCCGCAATCTGTTGGCCGGCGCCCATTACCAGTCTTCTCCTGTTGACCAGGCAATCGATCTCATCTTCAGACACAAGGGTATGGTAGCAGTAGCAGATATGGCCCAAGGCATTGGCCTCAGTGAACGGCAGCTGGAACGTTTGTTTAAAAGATACATTGGCTTATCTCCCAAGTTCTATACCCGTATCATCCGGTTCAGTACCATTTTCGAGCTTATCCAACAGGAAGATCCGGGCTGGGCAGGATTGGCCTATGAATCCGGTTTTTACGATCAGTCGCATTTTATCCGCAACTTCAAAGCCTTTACCGGTGAAGACCCCTCCCGCTACGGATTTGATGAAAAGAACATGGCCAACTTCTTCCTGAAAAAGAAAGCCTGA
- a CDS encoding DUF6265 family protein: protein MKLPFITLFLVAIITGIQAQNISKETTSNFEKLSWLTGTWNRTNVKPGRTAHERWEMAGKYEMKGYGISMKEKDTAFVEKIRLVIKDDHIWYVADVPENKEPVYFKLTTITADGFTCENPAHDFPKRIDYKLNGNKLTATISAGDKAMTYLFERK, encoded by the coding sequence ATGAAACTTCCCTTTATTACCCTTTTTTTGGTGGCTATTATTACCGGTATCCAGGCCCAGAATATTTCCAAAGAAACTACCAGCAACTTCGAAAAGTTAAGCTGGCTCACCGGCACCTGGAACAGGACCAATGTAAAGCCGGGCCGTACTGCTCATGAACGATGGGAAATGGCAGGCAAATATGAAATGAAAGGTTATGGCATATCCATGAAGGAAAAGGATACCGCTTTTGTTGAGAAAATTAGACTGGTGATCAAAGATGATCATATTTGGTACGTAGCAGATGTGCCTGAAAATAAAGAACCCGTCTACTTCAAGCTCACCACCATCACCGCCGATGGCTTTACCTGTGAAAACCCTGCCCACGACTTCCCCAAAAGAATAGATTACAAACTCAATGGCAATAAACTAACTGCTACCATCTCAGCAGGCGATAAAGCCATGACCTATCTTTTTGAGCGTAAGTAA
- a CDS encoding DUF4249 domain-containing protein, which yields MKKLFYSCLVLLGMGCKQRFEPPVTAPVNGYLVVDGFINSGNGTTTIRLSRAIALADSARMKNEANAVVRVEGEDNSMFPLPQTSIGIYSTPQLSLNSNVKYRLYIKTTDGKEYTSAYSGIIRTPPIDNIRWEQPDGVQFYINTHDPQNNTRYYRWEWEETWEFHSAFTTTLNYKRNGSGEIIGIDYRYPNMMHDTMNYVCWRTEASTNLLMGSSAKLVRDSIDLPIHSIPRRSQKISQLYSIKVKQYALSKAGYEFLQRMKKNTEQTGTLFDAQPSELMGNIHAKSDPNEVVVGFVEVSDMQEKRIFIRPNELTNWGYIQPCIETKIPNVLDSIKSYSYLTPTNVAELAPSGGIAFYFASDATCVICTLTGVHQKPSFWP from the coding sequence ATGAAAAAGCTTTTTTATAGTTGTTTGGTATTGCTGGGCATGGGTTGCAAGCAGCGTTTTGAACCTCCTGTAACAGCGCCAGTTAACGGGTACCTGGTAGTAGATGGATTCATCAACAGTGGCAATGGCACTACCACGATACGACTTTCCCGTGCGATTGCGCTGGCAGACAGTGCGCGGATGAAAAATGAAGCGAATGCGGTAGTAAGGGTGGAAGGCGAGGACAATAGTATGTTTCCCTTACCGCAGACGTCTATTGGCATATATAGCACTCCCCAACTGTCGCTCAACAGCAATGTAAAGTACCGTCTTTATATCAAGACCACAGATGGCAAGGAATACACCTCAGCCTATTCCGGCATCATCAGAACACCTCCGATCGACAATATACGCTGGGAACAACCGGATGGCGTTCAGTTTTACATTAATACCCACGATCCTCAAAACAATACGCGCTACTATCGTTGGGAATGGGAGGAAACCTGGGAGTTCCACTCGGCGTTTACCACTACACTGAATTATAAGAGAAACGGCTCCGGCGAGATCATCGGAATAGATTATAGGTATCCCAATATGATGCATGATACGATGAATTATGTCTGCTGGAGAACGGAAGCATCTACCAACCTGTTGATGGGCTCGTCGGCCAAGCTGGTGAGGGACAGCATTGACCTCCCCATCCATTCTATACCCCGGAGGTCTCAAAAGATAAGTCAATTGTACAGTATCAAAGTAAAGCAGTACGCGCTGAGCAAAGCGGGATATGAATTCCTGCAACGCATGAAAAAGAATACGGAACAAACAGGCACTTTATTTGATGCCCAGCCCTCAGAACTGATGGGTAATATCCACGCAAAAAGCGATCCCAATGAGGTGGTGGTTGGGTTTGTGGAAGTTTCCGACATGCAGGAAAAGAGGATCTTCATCCGGCCCAATGAGCTAACTAACTGGGGCTATATCCAACCTTGTATAGAAACTAAAATACCCAACGTTTTAGACAGCATAAAAAGCTATAGCTACCTCACGCCTACGAATGTAGCCGAACTAGCTCCTTCTGGTGGTATTGCATTCTATTTTGCTTCTGATGCTACCTGTGTGATCTGTACCCTCACGGGCGTGCATCAAAAGCCTTCTTTCTGGCCTTAA
- a CDS encoding TonB-dependent receptor, whose product MRRLPFLVVFGITLLYFSGKVAAQQAELKPVSIILTDTSVNVIVQELERQSGYHFYYDPVQFDSLRMSIAINSQPLKKALEQIFENTPFKFTILPDKQYVFITKGPVIQTELPAGFFAKTVKDTVRREQAGVPDYGDKKKVRADASIENKLFEIGNKSSNTGPGNVTIAGFVRNIKSGEPIVGATVVVLNSSTGVATDQYGYFSLTIPKGRYVLNIQGLGMKDTKRQVALYAGGKLDIDMEERVTSLKEVIVSAQKLANIRNVQMGTERLTIRAIKQIPTAFGEADILKAVLTLPGVKSVGEASTGFNVRGGAADQNLILFNDATIYNPSHFFGFFSAFNPDIVKDVELYKSSIPAKYGGRLSSVLDISSREGNKKDFTGSAGIGLITSRFNIEGPIQKEKTSFILGARTTYAKWMLNLLPDEYENSKAAFYDINLHISHQFNPKNNLYITGYTSRDRFNLNNDTTYGYNNNNVSIKWKHIFSNKFTGVFTAGYDRYAYHISSEKNKINAYKLGFDINQYNVKADFNWYASPEHQIDFGVSTIRYKLNPGNFEPVGKESLIVADEVATEQAQESAIYLSEKWNITPELSVQAGARYSFYQNLGPANINTYAPGVPKNEDNITGTKTYGKGDVTQTYSGPEWRLSARYSITPSFSIKAGYNSLRQYIHMLSNTTAISPTDIWKLSDKNIKPQYGDQVSLGFYKNFRSNSIETSVEVYYKNIKDYLDYKSGANLIMNDHIETDVIGTKGRAYGVELMIKKQNGKLNGWISYTYSRIELKMDDANAGELINRGEYYPSNYDKPHDVTMVGNYRFTHRFSVSLNATYSTGRPVTLPIGRYYYGGSWRALYSDRNAYRIPDYFRTDFAMIIEGNHKLKQKTHNSWTLGLYNITGRKNPYSVYFTSENGRINGYKLSIFGNIIPFINYNIRF is encoded by the coding sequence ATGAGACGACTGCCTTTCCTTGTGGTTTTTGGCATTACACTTTTGTACTTCTCTGGTAAAGTTGCAGCCCAGCAAGCTGAACTTAAACCAGTGAGCATTATCCTGACAGATACTTCTGTTAACGTGATCGTACAGGAATTGGAACGACAATCAGGTTATCATTTTTATTATGATCCTGTACAATTCGATAGCCTGCGCATGAGTATTGCTATTAATAGCCAGCCACTCAAAAAAGCGCTTGAGCAGATCTTTGAGAATACGCCCTTCAAATTTACTATTCTGCCCGATAAGCAATATGTATTCATTACAAAAGGTCCGGTTATCCAAACTGAATTGCCGGCCGGCTTCTTTGCCAAAACAGTTAAAGATACTGTCCGCCGGGAGCAGGCAGGTGTGCCAGACTATGGTGATAAAAAGAAAGTGCGGGCAGATGCTTCTATTGAAAACAAGCTATTTGAGATAGGAAACAAAAGCAGCAATACAGGCCCTGGCAATGTAACGATTGCCGGATTTGTACGCAATATTAAAAGCGGTGAACCCATCGTAGGAGCCACGGTAGTAGTGCTCAACTCTTCTACTGGGGTGGCCACTGACCAATATGGGTATTTTTCCTTAACCATTCCGAAAGGAAGGTATGTGCTGAATATACAAGGCCTCGGCATGAAAGATACCAAACGCCAAGTGGCATTATATGCAGGTGGTAAACTGGATATTGATATGGAGGAACGTGTGACCTCGCTGAAGGAGGTCATTGTTTCGGCGCAGAAGCTGGCCAATATCCGCAATGTACAGATGGGAACAGAGCGGCTCACGATCCGCGCTATCAAACAGATCCCCACCGCTTTTGGGGAAGCGGACATTTTGAAGGCAGTACTTACGCTTCCTGGTGTAAAATCAGTAGGAGAGGCCAGTACAGGCTTCAATGTACGGGGTGGTGCAGCCGATCAAAACCTGATCCTCTTCAACGATGCCACCATTTATAACCCCTCTCACTTCTTTGGTTTCTTCTCGGCCTTCAATCCCGACATCGTAAAGGATGTTGAACTCTACAAAAGCAGCATTCCTGCCAAGTATGGCGGCCGCTTATCGTCTGTATTGGACATCTCCAGCCGTGAGGGCAATAAGAAGGACTTTACCGGCAGCGCCGGCATCGGGTTAATTACAAGCCGTTTTAATATAGAAGGGCCTATACAAAAAGAGAAGACCTCCTTTATACTGGGCGCCCGTACCACGTATGCCAAATGGATGTTGAACCTATTGCCTGATGAATATGAGAACAGTAAAGCGGCTTTTTACGATATCAACCTGCACATCAGTCACCAGTTCAACCCTAAGAATAACCTGTACATAACAGGCTACACAAGCAGGGACCGCTTCAACCTGAACAATGACACTACCTATGGATACAATAACAATAATGTATCGATCAAGTGGAAGCATATCTTCTCCAACAAGTTCACCGGTGTATTCACAGCAGGCTACGACCGGTATGCCTACCATATATCGAGTGAAAAGAACAAGATCAATGCCTACAAGCTGGGATTTGATATCAACCAGTACAATGTAAAGGCGGACTTCAACTGGTATGCCAGCCCCGAGCACCAGATCGACTTTGGCGTGAGCACGATCCGGTATAAACTCAATCCGGGCAATTTTGAACCGGTAGGTAAGGAATCGCTCATTGTCGCTGACGAGGTGGCTACAGAACAGGCACAGGAAAGCGCCATCTACCTGTCGGAGAAATGGAATATCACACCCGAGCTATCTGTGCAGGCAGGCGCCCGGTATTCATTCTATCAAAACCTGGGGCCGGCCAATATCAATACCTACGCACCGGGTGTTCCTAAAAATGAAGATAATATCACGGGTACCAAGACCTATGGCAAGGGTGATGTAACCCAAACATATAGCGGACCGGAATGGCGCCTTTCAGCGCGATACAGCATAACACCCAGCTTCTCCATAAAAGCGGGTTACAACTCACTGCGGCAGTATATCCATATGCTGTCCAACACAACGGCGATTTCGCCCACTGATATCTGGAAACTGAGCGACAAGAATATCAAACCGCAATATGGTGACCAGGTTTCATTGGGATTCTATAAGAACTTCAGGTCAAATTCTATCGAGACTTCTGTAGAAGTATACTATAAAAACATAAAAGATTACCTGGATTACAAGAGCGGCGCCAACCTGATCATGAATGACCATATTGAAACGGATGTGATTGGCACCAAAGGACGGGCTTATGGGGTGGAGCTGATGATCAAAAAGCAAAACGGCAAACTGAATGGCTGGATAAGCTATACTTATTCCCGCATCGAACTGAAAATGGATGACGCCAATGCCGGAGAACTGATCAACCGGGGTGAGTATTACCCCTCCAATTACGATAAGCCGCATGATGTAACCATGGTGGGTAACTACCGCTTTACGCACCGTTTCAGCGTTTCACTGAATGCCACGTATAGTACGGGCCGGCCTGTAACCTTGCCCATTGGCCGTTATTATTACGGCGGTTCCTGGAGAGCATTGTATTCCGACAGGAATGCTTACCGAATACCTGATTATTTCCGTACCGACTTTGCCATGATCATAGAAGGCAACCACAAGTTAAAGCAGAAGACGCACAATTCGTGGACATTGGGGCTGTACAATATCACGGGCAGGAAAAACCCCTACTCGGTCTATTTCACCTCTGAGAACGGACGTATCAACGGATACAAGCTGTCAATATTCGGCAACATTATTCCTTTTATTAATTATAACATACGTTTCTAA
- a CDS encoding DUF5009 domain-containing protein translates to MKYNTLTTQRILSIDVFRGITILVMIFVNDVAGVSGIPGWMKHMPADADAMTFVDIVFPAFLFIVGMSLPFALNNRLAKGDSFWKLQAHIVWRTIGLLVLGVFMVNAEGGYNEAAMGMSIHLWSLLFYAAAILVWNVYRFEQKVWGYLLQTIGAAGLLTLGLIYRAGEDGSRGLTPHWWGILGLIGWAYLLSCIIYQLVRGSIVGLLIMILVCVVWYIAGRSTAAEHNALLQWMGGQSGHASHTSIVLSGIVLSLVFFKRNKIETNTQRFIQAIVFIVVAAIAGWLLRPLHGISKIYATPSWCLYCVAVCSMLFSFLYWLTDVKKYSRWTAFFKPAASNPLLIYILPAIVYNFQAWLGWYFMPHAFHQGWLGIAWSACYALLIMGVAILLNKLKIRLHL, encoded by the coding sequence ATGAAGTATAATACGTTAACTACACAGCGTATTCTCTCCATAGATGTATTTAGAGGCATTACCATACTCGTCATGATCTTTGTAAATGACGTGGCAGGCGTATCCGGTATTCCGGGATGGATGAAGCATATGCCTGCTGATGCCGATGCCATGACCTTTGTAGACATTGTATTTCCCGCCTTTCTTTTCATAGTCGGCATGTCCCTCCCTTTCGCCTTGAATAATCGCCTGGCCAAAGGCGATTCCTTTTGGAAGCTGCAGGCCCATATTGTCTGGAGGACCATTGGCTTGCTCGTACTGGGCGTCTTTATGGTCAATGCAGAAGGAGGTTATAATGAAGCAGCTATGGGCATGTCCATTCATCTTTGGTCCTTGTTGTTCTATGCCGCTGCTATACTCGTCTGGAATGTGTACCGTTTTGAACAAAAGGTCTGGGGTTATCTGTTGCAGACCATAGGGGCTGCCGGATTACTGACCCTGGGATTGATCTATAGAGCCGGTGAAGACGGCTCCAGGGGACTCACACCACATTGGTGGGGGATATTGGGCCTCATTGGCTGGGCTTACTTATTAAGTTGTATTATTTACCAGCTGGTGCGTGGAAGCATCGTAGGGCTGTTGATCATGATCCTTGTATGTGTTGTGTGGTATATCGCCGGAAGATCAACTGCCGCGGAACACAATGCCCTGTTGCAATGGATGGGCGGCCAGTCGGGTCATGCCTCACACACCAGTATTGTATTAAGTGGAATTGTCTTGTCGTTAGTTTTTTTTAAACGCAATAAGATCGAGACCAATACCCAGCGTTTTATCCAGGCAATCGTATTTATAGTGGTGGCAGCCATCGCAGGTTGGTTACTCCGCCCCCTGCATGGGATCTCAAAAATATATGCCACACCCTCCTGGTGTTTGTATTGCGTGGCTGTTTGTTCCATGTTGTTCAGTTTTCTATACTGGCTCACAGACGTGAAGAAATACAGCCGCTGGACTGCTTTCTTCAAACCTGCCGCTTCTAATCCATTACTTATTTATATCCTGCCAGCCATCGTCTACAACTTTCAGGCATGGCTGGGGTGGTATTTTATGCCTCATGCCTTCCACCAGGGATGGCTGGGTATAGCCTGGTCCGCCTGCTATGCCTTGCTCATCATGGGGGTGGCCATCCTGCTCAACAAACTAAAGATCAGGTTACACTTATAA
- a CDS encoding M20/M25/M40 family metallo-hydrolase, translated as MRRNTTVFALALLLAGNGVFAQTKDSLIVKSIVEEATNNSQLQKLAHELLDGIGPRLVGTPQMKQANDWAVAKYQSWGITAKNEQWGEWRGWERGITHIDMVYPRVKTLEGMQLAWSPSTAGKTVTAELVIIPDLADSVAFKQWLPAVKGKFVMISMSQPTGRPDYNWDEFATKESAEKMKKDRAAQVTAWSNRISKTGYTGRTLPPVLEKAGAVGVVMSNWSNGFGVNKIFGAYTTKVPTIDIALEDYGLLYRLVEDGTNPKISVRADSKELGLVPTFNTIAEIKGTEKPNEYVMLSAHFDSWDGGTGATDNGTGTLTMMEAMRILKKIYPNPKRTILVGHWGSEEQGLNGSRAFVEDHPEIVKNIQVLFNQDNGTGRVVNLSGQGFLHAYDYLGRWLSKVPADIRNQVETRFPGAPGGGGSDFASFVAVGAPAFSLSSISWSYGTYTWHTNRDTYDKIVFDDVRSNAILTAILAYMASEDPATTSREKSVLPVNPRTGAPGTWPAQTKATRKGGVN; from the coding sequence ATGAGAAGAAACACGACCGTGTTTGCCTTGGCCTTATTGCTGGCGGGCAACGGTGTCTTTGCCCAAACCAAAGATTCCCTGATCGTTAAAAGCATTGTTGAGGAAGCTACCAATAACTCGCAACTGCAAAAGCTGGCGCATGAATTACTGGATGGCATAGGCCCACGCCTGGTAGGTACGCCTCAAATGAAACAGGCCAATGACTGGGCTGTAGCCAAGTACCAAAGCTGGGGCATCACTGCCAAAAACGAGCAGTGGGGTGAATGGCGCGGATGGGAAAGAGGCATTACGCATATTGATATGGTGTACCCCCGCGTAAAAACGCTGGAAGGTATGCAACTGGCGTGGAGCCCCTCTACTGCCGGCAAAACGGTAACGGCTGAGCTGGTGATCATACCCGACCTGGCCGATTCAGTAGCCTTCAAACAATGGCTACCTGCGGTAAAAGGAAAATTTGTAATGATCTCTATGAGCCAGCCGACAGGCAGGCCCGATTATAACTGGGATGAATTTGCCACCAAGGAATCGGCAGAGAAAATGAAGAAAGACCGGGCTGCACAAGTGACTGCCTGGAGCAACCGGATCAGCAAAACAGGCTATACAGGCCGCACTTTGCCACCCGTGCTGGAAAAAGCTGGTGCAGTGGGCGTTGTCATGTCCAACTGGTCAAATGGGTTTGGCGTGAACAAGATCTTCGGCGCTTATACCACCAAGGTGCCTACAATCGATATTGCCCTCGAAGATTACGGCCTGCTGTACAGGCTGGTAGAAGATGGTACCAATCCAAAGATCAGTGTACGGGCCGATTCCAAAGAACTGGGACTGGTGCCTACTTTCAATACCATTGCAGAGATCAAGGGAACAGAGAAGCCCAATGAATATGTGATGTTGTCCGCACACTTTGACTCCTGGGATGGGGGCACGGGCGCCACAGACAATGGTACTGGTACGCTCACCATGATGGAGGCGATGCGTATACTGAAAAAGATCTATCCCAATCCCAAAAGGACGATCCTGGTAGGTCATTGGGGCAGTGAAGAGCAAGGACTCAATGGTTCCAGGGCTTTTGTGGAAGATCATCCGGAGATCGTAAAGAATATCCAGGTGCTTTTTAACCAGGACAACGGAACAGGCAGGGTAGTCAACCTGTCGGGCCAGGGCTTCTTACACGCTTATGATTACCTGGGCCGTTGGTTGTCGAAGGTTCCTGCCGATATCCGCAACCAGGTAGAAACGAGGTTTCCCGGTGCACCAGGAGGTGGCGGATCAGACTTCGCTTCTTTTGTAGCCGTGGGTGCGCCCGCTTTCTCCTTAAGTTCTATCAGCTGGTCATATGGCACCTATACCTGGCATACCAACCGCGATACGTATGACAAGATCGTATTTGATGATGTACGCAGCAATGCTATATTAACGGCTATCCTGGCTTATATGGCCAGTGAAGACCCAGCCACCACATCGCGCGAAAAAAGTGTGTTACCGGTCAACCCCAGAACGGGAGCACCCGGTACCTGGCCCGCTCAAACAAAAGCGACCCGGAAAGGAGGTGTGAATTAG
- a CDS encoding alpha/beta hydrolase family protein encodes MKANHGIALFFLLGSLISCKKKDILAGYDKAALFASATTTEINAVTDMWAKRNLVPQEITVEETHVITAKLSLHIISFRLLGSKEYAGVLVPVTDHPVPVQFYVGGYSTKEDPVNSSAVEMAGEDLPFVYVVPAMRGQYVSLRVKGKEYRSSMSEGSRFDAFDGATDDVIATLNAVGALFSQADTARAMIRGGSRGGIVALLAGERDQRFKRVAAVAFNADFIGLTAQLYNDPTYREQFMSGLINGTTTIAGVRQLMIASSPLYFCSRLPKTQLHCAQNDRITPAAQGELLFNTMKTLGLQHQVELFIYPNRDHDNIATGNTEMAITINTFFSTL; translated from the coding sequence TTGAAAGCAAACCACGGAATTGCACTTTTCTTCCTATTAGGTAGTTTAATCTCTTGTAAAAAGAAAGACATACTCGCAGGTTATGATAAGGCAGCATTGTTTGCGTCTGCGACTACTACGGAGATCAATGCAGTTACGGACATGTGGGCAAAAAGAAACCTCGTGCCCCAGGAAATAACAGTCGAAGAAACGCACGTGATCACTGCGAAGTTGTCGTTACATATTATCTCTTTCAGGTTATTGGGCTCCAAAGAATACGCCGGAGTGCTGGTGCCGGTTACGGATCATCCTGTGCCTGTGCAGTTTTATGTGGGCGGGTATAGTACTAAAGAGGATCCGGTAAATTCCTCCGCTGTTGAAATGGCAGGTGAAGATCTGCCTTTTGTTTATGTGGTTCCTGCCATGAGAGGTCAATATGTTAGCTTGCGTGTGAAGGGTAAAGAATATAGGTCTTCCATGTCGGAAGGATCGAGATTCGATGCCTTTGATGGTGCTACGGATGATGTAATAGCAACCCTGAATGCCGTGGGTGCTCTATTTAGCCAGGCAGATACTGCCCGGGCGATGATCCGCGGGGGTAGCCGGGGTGGAATAGTGGCCTTATTGGCCGGTGAGCGTGACCAACGGTTTAAACGGGTAGCAGCGGTGGCATTCAATGCAGATTTTATCGGCCTCACTGCCCAGCTGTATAATGATCCAACCTATAGGGAGCAGTTCATGAGCGGGTTAATTAATGGAACAACTACCATAGCCGGGGTGCGGCAACTGATGATCGCCTCATCCCCGCTTTATTTTTGTAGCCGGCTGCCTAAAACACAATTACATTGCGCTCAGAACGATCGCATAACCCCGGCCGCGCAAGGAGAGTTGTTATTCAATACCATGAAGACCCTTGGATTACAGCACCAGGTAGAACTCTTCATTTATCCAAATCGCGATCACGACAATATTGCCACAGGAAACACGGAAATGGCAATCACTATCAATACCTTTTTCAGCACGTTGTGA